In the Drosophila gunungcola strain Sukarami unplaced genomic scaffold, Dgunungcola_SK_2 000001F, whole genome shotgun sequence genome, one interval contains:
- the LOC128261610 gene encoding dynein axonemal light chain 1, which translates to MSKPTSLKDALAKWEDRNKQPASTATDIGLQFQYPPIEKMDPILNSLTECQKLSLSSNMIEKISGISGMKNLRVLSLARNNLKALNGIEPLAETLEELWVSYNNIEKIKPIESMKALRVFYISNNVIKDWVEFMRMAIPPNLIEITFTGNILSENMEPAAFTAEAVRRLPNLKKLDGEQVIR; encoded by the coding sequence ATGTCGAAGCCCACAAGCCTGAAGGATGCCCTAGCCAAGTGGGAGGATCGCAATAAACAGCCGGCCAGCACCGCCACAGATATTGGTCTCCAGTTCCAGTATCCACCGATCGAGAAAATGGATCCGATTCTCAACAGTCTGACCGAGTGCCAAAAGCTCAGTTTGTCGTCAAACATGATTGAGAAAATTAGCGGAATTTCAGGAATGAAGAATCTGCGGGTCCTCAGCCTGGCCCGCAACAATCTAAAGGCTCTCAATGGCATCGAACCGTTGGCTGAAACTCTGGAGGAACTGTGGGTCAGCTACAACAACATCGAGAAGATCAAACCCATCGAATCGATGAAGGCCCTGCGAGTCTTCTATATATCCAATAACGTTATCAAGGACTGGGTGGAGTTTATGCGCATGGCCATTCCACCGAACCTCATCGAAATCACATTCACTGGCAATATCCTGAGCGAAAATATGGAACCGGCTGCTTTTACCGCCGAGGCAGTGCGTCGTCTACCAAATCTGAAGAAGCTCGACGGGGAACAAGTCATTCGTTAA